In the Chloroflexota bacterium genome, one interval contains:
- a CDS encoding TatD family hydrolase: MEGNKLCRLVDSHAHLEELGDLGSAIERAKQSGVVAIVAVGSDYESNHQVLEIAGKYQGFVHPALGLHPGRLNEDLLSLERHLQFIEDNLSVAVAVGEVGLDYHKRVVGAAGKDLQQKVLGTILALAKRCGKPAIIHSRYAWRDSFELTKKASLEKAIFHWYTGPTNVLREILEQGHFVSATLAVEYHEEHRRAVKEVPLENLLLETDCPVVYQGHQAEPADVSRALRATAEMKGLSPDFVAEKTTENALRLFRI; encoded by the coding sequence TTGGAAGGAAACAAATTGTGCCGGCTGGTTGATTCACATGCTCACCTGGAGGAGTTAGGGGATCTGGGCTCAGCCATCGAGAGGGCCAAACAGAGTGGAGTGGTGGCCATAGTGGCTGTTGGTTCGGATTACGAATCAAACCACCAGGTGCTGGAGATAGCCGGGAAATATCAGGGCTTCGTCCATCCGGCGCTCGGTCTGCACCCTGGTCGCCTGAATGAAGACCTTTTGTCCCTGGAGCGCCATCTGCAGTTCATTGAGGATAATCTCTCGGTGGCCGTGGCGGTAGGAGAGGTGGGGTTAGACTACCACAAGAGGGTAGTGGGTGCTGCTGGCAAAGACCTGCAGCAGAAGGTGTTGGGGACTATCCTGGCACTCGCCAAACGCTGCGGCAAGCCAGCGATAATCCACTCACGATATGCCTGGAGAGACTCTTTTGAACTGACGAAAAAGGCATCATTAGAGAAGGCCATCTTTCACTGGTACACCGGGCCAACTAATGTGCTGAGGGAAATCCTGGAGCAGGGGCACTTTGTCTCGGCAACATTAGCCGTTGAGTATCATGAGGAGCACCGCCGGGCTGTGAAGGAGGTGCCTCTGGAGAACCTGCTGTTGGAGACAGATTGCCCGGTGGTGTATCAGGGGCATCAGGCAGAGCCGGCGGATGTCAGCCGTGCTCTGCGGGCGACGGCGGAGATGAAAGGCCTGTCGCCGGATTTTGTGGCTGAAAAGACTACCGAGAACGCCTTGAGACTCTTTCGAATATGA
- a CDS encoding acyl-CoA dehydratase activase, whose amino-acid sequence MIVGGCDIGSATGKAVVMKDGKIVAHAIIPSTTRPEVTARKAMDEALQGAGLSSLEELDYTVGTGYGRLRVNFANENVSEITCHARGAQWLHPATRTVVDIGGQDCKVTSISDKGKVLEFVMNDKCAAGTGKFFEGMARTLHLSLEELSNAGINAKKPATISSQCTVFAESEVITLINEGVEVADIIAGLNNSVAGRLSGMVGRVGLVEDVVLTGGCAKNEGLARALEQRLKVKIKRLSMDPQLAGAIGAALIATEKVVQQSQADSVAAKAIK is encoded by the coding sequence ATGATTGTTGGAGGCTGTGACATAGGCTCGGCCACTGGTAAGGCGGTCGTCATGAAGGATGGGAAAATCGTGGCGCATGCGATTATACCATCCACCACCAGGCCCGAGGTAACGGCGCGCAAAGCTATGGATGAGGCCCTTCAGGGAGCGGGGCTGTCATCGCTGGAGGAACTGGACTACACTGTGGGCACAGGCTATGGAAGACTGAGGGTCAATTTTGCTAACGAGAATGTCTCGGAGATTACGTGCCACGCCCGCGGCGCTCAATGGCTGCATCCCGCAACCAGGACGGTGGTTGATATCGGCGGGCAGGACTGCAAGGTGACGTCCATAAGCGACAAGGGCAAGGTGCTGGAGTTTGTGATGAATGACAAATGTGCCGCCGGGACAGGGAAGTTTTTCGAAGGTATGGCCAGGACGCTTCACCTGAGCCTTGAAGAGCTCTCGAACGCGGGTATCAACGCCAAAAAGCCGGCGACTATCAGCAGCCAGTGCACCGTTTTTGCCGAGTCTGAGGTAATCACCCTGATCAACGAGGGCGTTGAAGTAGCTGATATTATTGCCGGACTTAATAACTCGGTGGCCGGAAGGTTGAGCGGCATGGTAGGCAGGGTAGGGTTGGTAGAAGATGTGGTACTGACCGGTGGATGTGCCAAGAATGAGGGCCTGGCCAGGGCATTGGAGCAGAGGTTGAAGGTGAAGATAAAGAGACTGTCCATGGACCCTCAGCTTGCAGGAGCCATAGGTGCAGCGCTTATAGCCACCGAGAAAGTGGTCCAGCAGTCACAAGCTGACTCCGTGGCTGCAAAGGCAATAAAGTAG
- a CDS encoding carbon monoxide dehydrogenase, translating into MAIYDVYIPKVAEYVADMRRKGRQVREFSCPSEAGKLLEGLPVRVGSGANPSILLRSDTFVELGNPEAGSSAFLLWTDNTSLIRDGRITLIGPDIPESPGVSLSFGQVLMLGGRDLSEKDHQTLEHTQFIADRIEGYMIRSVSQLIWSRVSRQVAEKGFCFETLGRALMSIFKADVPGVQAMEIVFVTTSKEDLEPLDAMGAQIRKIFNSILASDWKAKGFDIYECSFGGDCTSCPDQPVCDDIKEVVKVRKKKSSQSETAPGS; encoded by the coding sequence ATGGCAATCTACGACGTCTATATACCGAAGGTCGCTGAATATGTGGCAGACATGCGGCGAAAAGGGCGGCAGGTTAGAGAATTCTCCTGCCCCTCGGAGGCTGGCAAGCTGCTGGAAGGATTGCCGGTTCGGGTCGGCTCTGGAGCGAATCCCAGTATACTGCTGCGCAGTGATACCTTTGTAGAGCTGGGGAACCCTGAAGCGGGCTCCTCTGCCTTTCTCCTGTGGACAGACAATACCTCTCTGATCAGGGATGGCAGGATCACCTTGATCGGCCCGGATATCCCTGAATCACCGGGAGTCAGCCTGTCCTTTGGTCAGGTATTGATGTTGGGGGGCAGGGACCTCAGTGAGAAAGACCATCAGACCTTAGAACATACTCAATTCATCGCCGACCGGATAGAAGGGTATATGATCAGGAGCGTATCCCAGCTCATCTGGTCCAGGGTCAGCAGGCAGGTTGCAGAGAAAGGATTTTGTTTTGAGACCCTGGGAAGAGCGCTGATGTCTATCTTCAAGGCAGATGTGCCCGGGGTGCAGGCGATGGAGATTGTCTTCGTCACCACGAGCAAGGAGGACCTTGAGCCACTGGATGCCATGGGCGCACAGATTAGGAAGATATTCAATAGTATCCTGGCATCAGACTGGAAGGCCAAAGGCTTTGACATCTACGAGTGCAGCTTCGGGGGTGATTGTACTTCCTGCCCGGATCAGCCGGTGTGCGATGATATCAAGGAAGTTGTCAAGGTGCGCAAGAAGAAGTCCTCCCAGTCGGAGACGGCTCCTGGTTCCTAG
- a CDS encoding AAA family ATPase yields the protein MSESLCLKKRLIAVCGKGGTGKTAFTAMMVRVLLDNGRAGKLLLIDADPALGLPNALGMKVKRTMGQVREGIIKTARSGSQEEKAQLGDRLDYMVLEALIETDDFALLAMGRTETLGCFCPVNDLLRGAVETLSDSFDTIIIDGEAGVEQLNRQVVRHVDTLVIVSDATTRGLQTAALIKRMVQDDRVIQCGRLGLVFNRVQGNEELLRRSAQEIGLEVFGCIPQDETVAYHDLIGKPITELSADSPGLAAVQRIVEKHILN from the coding sequence ATGTCTGAATCTCTGTGTTTGAAGAAAAGGTTGATCGCTGTCTGTGGCAAGGGTGGAACGGGGAAGACTGCGTTCACTGCCATGATGGTTAGGGTACTGCTGGATAATGGCAGGGCTGGCAAGCTGCTCTTGATCGATGCCGACCCGGCCTTGGGATTGCCCAATGCGCTGGGTATGAAGGTGAAGCGAACCATGGGACAGGTCCGTGAGGGGATCATCAAAACGGCCAGGAGTGGCAGCCAGGAGGAAAAGGCCCAATTGGGTGACAGGCTGGACTATATGGTGCTGGAAGCCCTTATCGAGACGGATGATTTTGCCCTGCTGGCTATGGGGCGCACTGAAACCCTGGGCTGCTTCTGCCCGGTTAATGACCTGCTGCGCGGGGCCGTAGAAACGCTCTCCGACAGCTTTGACACCATTATTATTGACGGCGAAGCTGGTGTGGAGCAGCTAAACAGGCAGGTGGTGCGCCATGTTGATACGCTGGTTATTGTCAGTGATGCTACAACTAGAGGCCTTCAGACTGCAGCCCTCATAAAGCGGATGGTGCAGGACGACAGGGTGATACAGTGTGGGAGACTGGGCCTTGTTTTCAACAGGGTTCAAGGCAATGAGGAGTTGCTGAGACGCTCTGCCCAGGAGATAGGGTTGGAGGTCTTCGGCTGCATACCTCAGGACGAGACCGTCGCTTACCATGACCTGATCGGCAAACCGATCACCGAGCTTTCCGCCGATTCACCGGGTCTGGCTGCGGTGCAGCGTATCGTGGAAAAGCATATCCTCAACTGA